The stretch of DNA GGCTTTTCGCTTAACGGTTCAGCCAGGAGCGTCCCGAGCGAAGTATATCTTCCCCTCCATCGTGAGTTAGTTTTCCAAAGTGATTTAATTTCCAGCGAACTTGGAGAATGTTCGTGTATGTTATATGGGATTGATTGGTCTGGTTTGCGCTTTCGTGTAGGCTGGTTCTGACTTGTGTAATGGGGCGTATCGGCTTCAAGGTATGTATTTTTCGGGAGGCAGTTGTGGCTGAGGATGCGGATAAAAAGTCTGTAGTGATTATCGGGGGCGGTCCTGCGGGTCTCACGGCGGCTTGGGAGCTCTTGAAGGACGGCGGCGCCGAAAAGTATGATGTGACCGTTTTGGAGGCCACGCGCGAGTTCGGCGGCATCAGCCGTACCGTCAAGCACAACGGCAATCGCATGGATATCGGCGGGCATCGGTTCTTCTCGAAGGACGACCGCGTGATGGACTGGTGGAAGAACATCATGCCGCTGCAGGGCGCCCCGTCTTATGACGACAAGAAGCTCGGCCGCCACCATGACCTTGAGCCCGGCGGCCCGGATCCGGAGAAGACGGATGTGGTGATGCTCAAGCGCCATCGCGTCTCTCGTATTTTCTGGAACCGGCATTTCCTGGACTATCCGATTTCCCTTTCCCCGGGCCTGTTCAAGGCGCTGGGCCTGAAGCTGACGTTGAAGGCCGGGTTCAGCTATTTGTGGAGCATGATCCACAAGCTGCCCGAAGACAATCTCGAGAATTTCTATATCAACCGTTTCGGCCGTCAGCTCTACTCGATGTTCTTCGAAGGCTACACCACCAAGGTGTGGGGCCGTACCCCCGCCGAGATTTCCGCGGATTGGGGCGCACAGCGTGTGCGTGGCCTGAGCGTCATTTCCGTGCTGAAGAACGCCATCCAAAAGATGATGCCGAAGAAGCGGGATTCCAAGGATGTGGAGACCTCGCTGATTGAGGAGTTCTGGTACCCGAAGCTCGGCCCGGGCCAGCTCTGGGAAATCGTCGAGGGCCAGGTCATCGACGGCGGCGGCAAGGTTTTGACCGACGCGAACGTTGTCGAGCTGCGCCAGAAGGACGACGGCAGCATTTTGAGCGTGGTCTACGAGGATGCCGACGGCAAGCGCGTCGAGCTTGCGGCCGACGACTTTATCTCCTCGATGCCGGTCAAGGATCTGGTCAATGCCATCGATCGTGCGGCCAAGGAAGACGAGGCCGGTAAGGATTCCGATTCCAAGGGCAACGCAGGTAAGGCTCCTTCCAAGGAAGTCGCCACGACCTCGGAAGACGTACCCGCTGACATGAAGCGCATCGCCAACGGGCTGCCGTACCGAGACTTCGTCACCGTCGGTCTGCTGGTCAAGCATCTAAGGCTCAAGAACACCACCGACATGAAGACGCTCGGTAACCCGCCCATCGTGCCGGACTGCT from Bifidobacterium sp. ESL0728 encodes:
- a CDS encoding NAD(P)/FAD-dependent oxidoreductase, which produces MAEDADKKSVVIIGGGPAGLTAAWELLKDGGAEKYDVTVLEATREFGGISRTVKHNGNRMDIGGHRFFSKDDRVMDWWKNIMPLQGAPSYDDKKLGRHHDLEPGGPDPEKTDVVMLKRHRVSRIFWNRHFLDYPISLSPGLFKALGLKLTLKAGFSYLWSMIHKLPEDNLENFYINRFGRQLYSMFFEGYTTKVWGRTPAEISADWGAQRVRGLSVISVLKNAIQKMMPKKRDSKDVETSLIEEFWYPKLGPGQLWEIVEGQVIDGGGKVLTDANVVELRQKDDGSILSVVYEDADGKRVELAADDFISSMPVKDLVNAIDRAAKEDEAGKDSDSKGNAGKAPSKEVATTSEDVPADMKRIANGLPYRDFVTVGLLVKHLRLKNTTDMKTLGNPPIVPDCWIYVQDPGYKVGRIQIFNNWSPYMVKNVDDTVWIGLEYFCEEGDDFWNMSDEEATTFAIKELTRMRVINGPEDVLDSHREHVKKAYPAYFDTYDEMPQLIDYLDSFGNLYCVGRNGQHRYNNQDHSMASAMEAVGNIKSGRADKKNVWSVNTEKSYHEEK